One genomic segment of Chitinophaga sancti includes these proteins:
- a CDS encoding 2,3-diaminopropionate biosynthesis protein SbnB, translating to MLYLNEADIRTVGIDWAAIATVIRKTCYAMAQEDFAQPIKPYLRYRNKRNRIIAMPGFVGGDTELAGIKWIASFPENVDKGIKRAHSVTILNDADTGQPVSIINTPLLSGIRTAGVSGLVLQLWLEKNLRPGLKVGMTGLGPIGQLHADMIFSMLKENIEALYVYDIRPFDKEVIAPAYTDKITVCNSWQEAFDDADIFITCTVSDKPYINHIPKKGSLHLNVSLRDYEASWKQYADMIIVDDWEEVCRENTDIEMMHLHYGLQKEEAYNIVGLLSADGAQRLAESATVMFNPMGMAVFDIAVAGHFLAKAKEGGIGTRLN from the coding sequence ATGCTATATTTAAATGAAGCCGATATCAGAACTGTGGGTATAGATTGGGCTGCAATCGCAACGGTGATCAGGAAAACCTGTTACGCAATGGCGCAGGAAGATTTTGCCCAGCCCATTAAACCTTACCTGCGGTATCGCAACAAACGGAACCGGATTATTGCTATGCCCGGATTTGTCGGCGGTGATACAGAACTGGCAGGTATTAAATGGATAGCCAGCTTCCCTGAAAATGTTGATAAGGGCATCAAACGTGCCCATTCAGTCACCATATTGAATGATGCGGATACTGGTCAGCCAGTAAGTATTATCAATACACCTCTATTGAGTGGTATCAGAACAGCTGGCGTATCAGGGTTGGTATTGCAACTGTGGTTGGAGAAAAATCTGCGGCCTGGACTGAAGGTGGGTATGACTGGCCTGGGGCCTATTGGGCAGTTACATGCAGATATGATATTCAGTATGCTGAAAGAAAATATCGAAGCATTGTATGTATATGATATAAGACCATTTGACAAGGAAGTAATTGCGCCGGCATACACAGATAAGATTACAGTCTGCAATTCATGGCAGGAAGCATTTGATGATGCCGATATCTTTATAACCTGCACTGTGTCAGACAAGCCGTATATCAATCACATACCTAAAAAAGGTTCCCTGCACCTGAATGTTTCCCTGAGGGATTATGAGGCTTCGTGGAAACAATATGCTGATATGATTATTGTTGATGATTGGGAAGAGGTTTGTCGTGAAAATACGGATATTGAAATGATGCATCTGCATTACGGATTGCAAAAAGAAGAAGCTTATAATATAGTAGGACTGCTATCTGCAGATGGTGCCCAAAGACTGGCAGAATCAGCTACCGTCATGTTTAACCCGATGGGAATGGCTGTGTTTGATATTGCGGTGGCAGGCCATTTTCTTGCAAAAGCAAAGGAAGGAGGCATCGGTACCAGGTTGAATTAG